Proteins co-encoded in one Vidua chalybeata isolate OUT-0048 chromosome 18, bVidCha1 merged haplotype, whole genome shotgun sequence genomic window:
- the TESC gene encoding calcineurin B homologous protein 3 isoform X2 translates to MGSAHSVPAEMRELADRTGFTSEQIEHLHRRFKQLSQDQLTIRKENFDSIPDLEFNPIRGKIVHAFFDKRPIEMNMDEEQLDRFRKEKLKFLFHMYDSDHDGKITLQEYRNVVEELLSGNPHLEKESARSIADGAMMEAASICVGQMGPDQVYEGITFEDFLKMWQGIDIETKMHVRFLNVDTIAHCY, encoded by the exons ATGGGCTCCGCGCACTCCGTGCCCGCCGAGATGCGGGAGCTGGCGGACAGGACGGGCT TCACCTCTGAACAGATCGAGCACCTGCACCGGCGCTTCAAGCAGCTGAGCCAGGACCAGCTGACGATCCG CAAGGAGAACTTTGACAGCATTCCCGACCTGGAGTTCAACCCCATCAGAGGGAAAATCGTCCACGCCTTTTTTGACAAGCG ACCCATCGAGATGAACATGGACGAGGAGCAGCTCGACCGCTTCCGCAAGGAGAAACTGAAAT TCCTGTTCCACATGTACGACTCGGACCACGACGGGAAGATCACGCTGCAGGAGTACAGAAAT GtggtggaggagctgctgtcagGGAACCCCCACCTGGAGAAGGAGTCGGCTCGATCCATCGCCGACGGGGCCATGATGGAGGCAGCCAGCATCTGTGTGGGACAAATG GGCCCGGACCAGGTGTACGAGGGCATCACCTTCGAGGATTTCCTTAAG ATGTGGCAGGGCATCGACATCGAGACCAAGATGCACGTCCGCTTCCTCAACGTGGACACCATCGCTCACTGCTACTGA
- the TESC gene encoding calcineurin B homologous protein 3 isoform X1 codes for MGSAHSVPAEMRELADRTGFTSEQIEHLHRRFKQLSQDQLTIRKENFDSIPDLEFNPIRGKIVHAFFDKRNLRQESDGLADEINFEDFLTIMSYFRPIEMNMDEEQLDRFRKEKLKFLFHMYDSDHDGKITLQEYRNVVEELLSGNPHLEKESARSIADGAMMEAASICVGQMGPDQVYEGITFEDFLKMWQGIDIETKMHVRFLNVDTIAHCY; via the exons ATGGGCTCCGCGCACTCCGTGCCCGCCGAGATGCGGGAGCTGGCGGACAGGACGGGCT TCACCTCTGAACAGATCGAGCACCTGCACCGGCGCTTCAAGCAGCTGAGCCAGGACCAGCTGACGATCCG CAAGGAGAACTTTGACAGCATTCCCGACCTGGAGTTCAACCCCATCAGAGGGAAAATCGTCCACGCCTTTTTTGACAAGCG GAACCTGCGGCAGGAGTCGGATGGGCTGGCGGACGAGATCAACTTCGAGGACTTCCTGACCATCATGTCCTACTTCAGACCCATCGAGATGAACATGGACGAGGAGCAGCTCGACCGCTTCCGCAAGGAGAAACTGAAAT TCCTGTTCCACATGTACGACTCGGACCACGACGGGAAGATCACGCTGCAGGAGTACAGAAAT GtggtggaggagctgctgtcagGGAACCCCCACCTGGAGAAGGAGTCGGCTCGATCCATCGCCGACGGGGCCATGATGGAGGCAGCCAGCATCTGTGTGGGACAAATG GGCCCGGACCAGGTGTACGAGGGCATCACCTTCGAGGATTTCCTTAAG ATGTGGCAGGGCATCGACATCGAGACCAAGATGCACGTCCGCTTCCTCAACGTGGACACCATCGCTCACTGCTACTGA